A single region of the Plasmodium reichenowi strain SY57 chromosome 9, whole genome shotgun sequence genome encodes:
- a CDS encoding hypothetical protein (conserved Plasmodium protein, unknown function), with the protein MEKDLVDEPISLKFCYGINNSLSSVHIVERTNKNRDDKKNVKNIKSVDSNGRDDHTYDENIYPFNNNDEKKNTKHIIYSSDNNIVLLDGKKQILFRGHFNKISNVIKSYNNEYILSCDKGLNSFIILWKINETSFLDPIKKFYYNCEQNEKKRTHIYNNKKKNQDEYDINQINDNTIDNTPENGDAINNNVGYECIDISHDNRYICALTEEKIYIKSNTKYGDETGEKDKNETKTRNKQDTLIKRNKGNKKNDIYFQYIIIFDINSIDHPIVCTDKIFGKDKQTKIRFNKKYEIISNSSSKLYIYNFEKKYRQISHYSPSLYKSNKINEQFIFTDTCFVENTTTLLTGTRNGYIIVWDYSSIFINKTKHNIKQREYQKFLEISKNVSINILHSYGDFIILGLSDGSVKIFDKELKCYAWFENNQIGSIKSISFQLCDFKKDFFLWKPFIIFSDKNIIKKIYPNSFNNQNNTIHQDQDFLYRTNCDSPYIHTPTFNDSIPDKYYKNKDELYINEHGAHKGKSIISINDSQIFSQGSKESTITNNSKSDKKTSTDTQHINQINYMSSNKMNNTQTNRIVLHFNSSRISCICVNPINNENIIYIGNEYGLIEIFDFEKNENVHSIYLKEKEIVSMTFTNNGKILCVGCKCGFVHLINSITFEIFFNSKDMKYEIKYLYFSEDDKIFISSAIHANIIIYKNDSEDIYDWKYAYKISNKNNNNNITFNDLRIVVTQSLTQNIYNIVAITDNRYIIFHYYNFKNNTVNICYMNIEQIYVPTCISGNLYFYNRNIICICNDGSKLRYMDLETKKIIKTIHLPFKDKKVQKMLPLVMNEHKYNNNNISDIDKEQNNTIKYKNHFDKKNIFLFVLNEKMIVFTQTPIDANCLRYIGGIICSGNIKDVISKKNNIFILSKNKIFYYQIHTNILKNSIDIQNNSLQTFIEQIGGTKSPMYNQIMDSFYYCEIQKNKYEKKKEKYNIKKLLNILSIEYIFASINIFLSKFEIQNIIQEYHFYYKYVINVLKQNEDSINHVINVQDGQLINFKTDDDILLNNMYFLQTNHTKDISGRNISNSEKYILAKNSMPKNLKKEDSDSYTNNINQINHNNITKENQEDIKNTDITKECENIYFNINAFIYTYFNYITEENTDTEKIIEDIINYYKNDNKKEKLSFSDLLNILNNNGEIMDQMEFKRIFQIFTKKDESFDENDFLNMDTLKEMIE; encoded by the exons atggagAAAGATCTTGTAGATGAACCTATTAGTTTAAAGTTTTGTTATGGGATTAATAATTCATTAAGTAGCGTACATATTGTAGAAAgaacaaacaaaaataGAGACGACAAGAAGAATGTTAAAAATATCAAAAGTGTTGATAGTAATGGGAGAGATGACCATACgtatgatgaaaatatatacccttttaataataacgatgaaaaaaagaacactaaacatataatttacaGCTCAGATAACAATATTGTTTTGTTAGACggaaaaaaacaaatattatttagaGGACACTTCAATAAAATTTCAAACGTTATAAAaagttataataatgaatacATTCTTTCATGTGATAAAGGATTAAATTctttcataatattatggaaaataaatgaaaCTTCCTTTTTAGATcccataaaaaaattttattataactgtgaacaaaatgaaaaaaaaagaacacatatatataacaataaaaagaaaaatcaagatgaatatgatataaatcaaataaatgataatacaATAGACAATACTCCCGAAAATGGTGATgctataaataataatgtagGATACGAATGTATAGATATAAGCCATGataatagatatatatgtgcattaaccgaagaaaaaatatatataaaatcaaATACAAAGTATGGTGATGAAACAGGAGAAAAggataaaaatgaaactAAAACTAGAAATAAACAAGACACATTAATTAAACGAAATAAAgggaataaaaaaaatgatatctattttcaatatattataattttcgATATAAATTCGATAGATCATCCTATCGTATGTActgataaaatatttggAAAAGacaaacaaacaaaaattagatttaataaaaaatatgaaataatttCTAATAGTTCATCtaaattgtatatatacaattttgaaaaaaaatatagacAAATAAGTCATTATAGTccttcattatataaaagtaataaaattaatgaaCAATTCATTTTTACAGATACTTGTTTTGTTGAAAATACTACAACATTATTAACAGGTACTAGAAATGGATACATAATCGTTTGGGATTATAGttctatatttataaataaaacaaaacataatattaaacAAAGGGAATATCAAAAATTTTTAGAAATTTCGAAAAATGTATCAATAAATATTCTTCATAGTTATGGAGATTTTATAATCCTTGGATTAAGTGATGGTAGTGTTAAAATATTCGATAAGGAATTAAAATGTTATGCTTGGTTCGAAAATAATCAAATAGGTTCTATTAAATCAATATCCTTTCAATTATGTGATTTTAAAAAGGATTTCTTTTTATGGAAACcattcattatattttccgataaaaacattattaaaaaaatctATCCAAATAGTTTtaataatcaaaataatactATACATCAAGATCAAGATTTCTTATATAGGACAAATTGTGATTCTCCCTATATTCATACACCCACATTTAATGATTCTATTCCTGAcaaatattacaaaaacAAGGACgaattgtatataaatgaGCATGGTGCACATAAAGGAAAATCAATTATAAGTATAAATGACAGTCAGATATTTTCTCAGGGAAGTAAGGAGTCTACCATTACAAATAATAGTAAGAGTGATAAAAAAACGTCTACAGATACTCAACATATAAACcaaattaattatatgtcatctaataaaatgaataatacaCAGACTAATCGAATAGttttacattttaataGTTCCAGAATAAGTTGTATTTGTGTTAATCCAATTAacaatgaaaatataatatatataggaaATGAATATGGATTAATTGAGATATTTGATTTTGAGAAGAATGAAAATGTACATagcatatatttaaaagaaaaagaaattgtATCTATGACTTTTACAAATAATGGTAAAATTTTGTGTGTCGGTTGTAAATGTGGCTTtgttcatttaataaattcaaTTACCtttgaaattttttttaatagtAAAGATATGAAGTACgaaattaaatatttatattttagtGAGGATGATAAGATATTCATTTCTTCTGCAATACATgcaaatattataatatataaaaatgatagtgaagatatatatgattggaaatatgcatataaaattagtaacaaaaataataataataatataacatttaaTGACTTACGTATAGTAGTAACACAATCCCTTActcaaaatatatataatattgtagCTATAACAGATAATCGttatatcatttttcattattataacttcaaaaataatacagtaaatatttgttatatgAATATCGAACAAATTTATGTACCAACTTGTATTTCAGGcaatttatatttttataatagaaatattatatgtatatgtaatGATGGATCTAAACTTAGATATATGGATTtagaaacaaaaaaaataataaaaactaTACATCTACCAtttaaagataaaaaagTTCAAAAAATGTTACCCCTTGTTATGAAtgaacataaatataataacaataatatttctgATATAGACAAGgaacaaaataatacaataaaatataaaaatcattttgataaaaaaaatatttttttatttgtattaaatgaaaaaatgaTTGTATTTACACAAACACCAATTGATGCAAATTGCTTGAGATATATCGGAGGAATTATATGTAGtggaaatataaaagatgttatatctaaaaaaaataatatatttatattaagtaaaaataaaatattctaTTATCAAATtcatacaaatatattaaaaaatagtatagatattcaaaataatagTTTACAAACTTTTATTGAACAAATTGGAGGTACAAAAAGTCCTATGTATAATCAAATAATGGACTCATTCTATTATTGTgaaattcaaaaaaataaatatgaaaagaaaaaagaaaaatataatattaaaaagttgttaaatattttatctatagaatatatatttgcaTCTATAAACATCTTCTTATCTAAATTtgaaatacaaaatataatacaagaatatcatttttattataaatacgtcataaatgtattaaaGCAAAATGAGGATTCGATAAATCATGTAATTAATGTACAAGATGGGCAACTCATTAATTTTAAGACAGACGATGATATACTGCTCAATAATATGTACTTTTTGCAAACAAATCACACAAAAG aCATTTCTGGACGAAATATCTCAAATTCTgaaaaatacattttaGCTAAAAATTCTATGccaaaaaatttaaaaaaagaagacAGTGATtcatatacaaataatataaaccAAATTAATCATAACAACATTACGAAGGAAAACCAAGAGGACATTAAAAATACAGATATTACTAAAGAGtgtgaaaatatatatttcaatattaatgcatttatttatacatattttaattatataacgGAAGAAAATACAGATActgaaaaaattattgaagatattataaattattacaaaaatgataataaaaaagaaaaattgTCATTCAGTgatcttttaaatatattaaataacaATGGAGAAATTATGGACCAAATGGAgtttaaaagaatatttcaaatttttacaaaaaaagaT